Proteins encoded together in one Ferroglobus placidus DSM 10642 window:
- a CDS encoding cysteine-rich small domain-containing protein, which yields MREEALKDLVSAIFGMKKGECEYYPCHFEGQDCSLCFCPFYPCLYNAFGRLKNFKVWSCVECTWIHEKENVEKVVEYFSFVPVQKIAEMSWIELNKAFQKIVFGEEVWEEVNGVYSLLKMNEGLGSELIDVRIENYNVAEVRKINRVEEAKHVLTLYDPGLD from the coding sequence ATGAGGGAAGAGGCTTTGAAAGATTTAGTTTCGGCTATTTTCGGGATGAAAAAGGGAGAATGCGAGTATTACCCGTGTCACTTCGAAGGTCAGGATTGCTCCCTCTGCTTCTGTCCCTTTTATCCCTGCTTGTACAACGCTTTCGGGAGGCTTAAAAACTTTAAAGTATGGAGCTGCGTGGAATGCACGTGGATTCACGAAAAGGAGAATGTGGAAAAAGTAGTTGAATACTTTTCTTTCGTTCCCGTTCAAAAGATAGCTGAGATGAGCTGGATTGAGCTGAATAAAGCCTTTCAAAAAATTGTATTCGGGGAAGAGGTCTGGGAGGAGGTAAACGGAGTGTACTCTCTGCTGAAAATGAACGAAGGCTTGGGGAGCGAGCTGATAGATGTTAGAATCGAGAACTACAACGTAGCTGAGGTTAGGAAGATAAACAGAGTTGAAGAGGCAAAGCACGTTCTAACTCTCTACGATCCCGGTCTTGATTAA